ATTTTAGACTAATTAATGCCAATTTTAGCACTTCGAGGCATTTTTCTATGGTAGACAAATGGGTTCTGAAGCTCAAAACTGCAAGCCGGAGCCAAAAAACACCTTGGATGGTCGTGGAAGAAATAAAAACCCGGCCATCATTGACGACATAATCTAAAATCTTTTGGTTGTACAAATTGGCATCTTCATTTTCGGGTAAAAATCGATAAATGCATACCGAAGTCTCAGGGTAAGGCCCGGTCTGGAAACCAAGTTTTGCGATTTCCGCATAAAAATATCTGCATAGTAAGACCTTTTCATCCAAGCAGGCGATAAACGGATTGAGTCCATATAAGCGGAGGGGCAACCACAGCCTAAGTCCTCTGAAATGTTTGGTCAATTCAGGTGAAAGATCGGCCGGACTGAGTTCATCCTGACTCGTTAAGGTATCTTGCATATAAGCTGCTTTATAATAATGTGCCTTATATAAAGAAGTCATGTCTTTAATTAAAACAGCGCCAAGGCCATAGGATAAAAACAATCCCTTATGCGGGTCAATGGCAAGGCTATCAGCTCTCTCCATCCCATTAAATGCTGATTTTAAAGCTTTTCCGTCGGGATTTTTCAATTTGCTTAGAATAAAAAACCCGCCATAGGCTGCATCAATATGAAACCAAATTTTGTTTTCTTCACAAATTTCTGCCAGCTCTTCGAGAGGATCTATTGCACCGGTATCCGTAGTTCCCGCGGTACCAACAACCATAAATGGGATAAGACCCTTGTTTTGATCTGAGGTAATTTGTTGTCTCAAATCATTGGTTTTCATTTTAAATTCATGATTGACGGGTATAGTACGGACATGCGCAAATCCTAAACCGGAGATTCTTATTGCCTTGTGTACACAATGGTGGACCTGTTCGGTCAGGTAAATGCAAAGTGAAGGAATTTCTTCAGGTCTGATTTGTCGCGATTCACGTGCTGTTACAATTGCAATAAGATTTGCCATGGATCCGCCACTGGTCAAGTTGCCAAGACTCCCATTTGGAAATCCAATAATCCTGCAAAGCCAGCGAAGCAACTCATTTTCAATCTTTACAGCTCCTGGACCACCATAATATATTCCTGCGTATTGATTGTAGAGCGCAGCCAGGTAATCTCCTAAGACGCCCGCATATATACCTCCACCTGGAATATACCCCAAATGACCGCCTGAAGCAGGATTTAAACCCTTATTTAACATATCGCGACCCAATTCTTCCAATATTAGTTCAAGTGCTTGTCCGTCATTTTGATCAGGGTTAATATTGAGTAAACCATTCATACTCTGGAACATATGAAATGCTTTACCTTCTTTTAGGGAGTCAATAAATGAGTTGGTATTTTGAGAAATATGGTGGATCCATTCATTGCGCTGTGATTCTTCGGGTTCTAAAACCCTGGAAATGGGTTCTAATGCTGCAATTTTGGATAGTAAATCTTCTTTTGTTGTGTCTGAAATCATTGCCCGGAATTAATTAGCTTCAAAAATTTTGTAAAAGAATTGTAAAAAAATGAAAATGCTATGATATGGTTTAATAAATAATCGTAATTTTCGTACCTCTTAGGAATAGAATGAATTCTACAGAATCGACGGGCTGCTTCAAACAATTAGTGTTAGTATTCAAAATGATTGCTTAAGGAAAGTTTGATTTACCAGCTTTCAACCAGACATACGCGATTTCTATTTGCCTTGATGCTTTTTTCAAGGAAAACAGATTTTGTTTCTAAATTTGGAAAATACTGGTCGAATATGGAGTTTATTTTTTATATTTCTAATTCATTATTTATAAAACTAAGGAATTCTCTTTTTATTGAAGAGGATAGTATGAAGAAACTATGTTGACGAAAGATTCAGTTTTTGATGCGCTCAAATACCATTTTGGATTTGAAGCTTTTAAAGATAACCAGGAACACATTATAAAGAGCTTGCTAGGTGGCAAAGATACTTTTGTGATCATGCCGACAGGTGGCGGTAAATCTTTATGTTATCAGCTGCCTGCATTAATGTTGCCAGGTACTGCCATCATCATTTCACCTTTAATTGCTTTGATGAAAAATCAAGTGGATTCTATCCGCGGTTACGGTCAAACAGATGAAATTGCTCATTTCTTGAATTCATCTCTTAACCGGTCTGAAATTAAACAAGTAAAAGATGATATCTCGGCTGGTAAAACGAAGTTGCTTTATGTAGCACCTGAAACTTTGCAAAAAGATGAGACTATTGAATTCTTAAATTCAGTAGACCTTTCTTTTATTGCCGTTGATGAAGCCCATTGCATATCAGAATGGGGACATGATTTTCGACCTGACTACCGAAGAATCAGGGATATGATCAACTCGCTGAACAAGCACATCCCAATTATTGCTCTCACAGCAACCGCAACTCCGAAAGTTCAAATTGACATTGTCAAGAGTTTGGAAATGGTTGAACCGCATATTTATGTGTCCTCCTTCAATCGCCCAAATTTATACTATGAGGTAAGGCCGAAAATAAGCAAAGATCAGGCGATCAGGCAAATTGTTCAAATCATTAAAACACATCCCGGCGAATCGGCGATCATTTACGTACAGGCTCGCAAGACTACCGAAGATCTTGCGCAAATTCTACAAATAAACGGGATTAAAGCATCACCTTACCACGCAGGAATGGATGCAAAGGCCAGAACCCAGGTACAAGATGATTTTCTCATGGAGCAAATTGATGTGATTTGCGCTACCATTGCATTTGGAATGGGTATAGATAAACCAGATGTGCGATGTGTTATCCATTTTGATATACCCAAAAGTTTGGAAAATTATTATCAGGAAACAGGAAGAGCTGGACGCGATGGTATGGTAGGAGATTGTTATGCTTTCTTTTCCAACGCTGATTTGCTCCGTTTGGAAAAATTTCTTCGCGACAAGCCTGCTTCCGAAAGAGATATGGGTGCTCAGCTACTTGATGAAATGGAGGCTTATGTCGAAAGTGCCGTTTGTCGAAGAAAATTTGTTTTGCACTATTTTGGGGAAGAGTTTGCCTCAGAAAAATGCAAATCCATGTGCGATAATTGTAGAAATCCAAAACCACTTATAGAAGCACAAGCTGAAATGATTCTGGCTTTGAGTGCGATCAAAGCATTGAATCAGAATTTTGGAATCAAAACACTGGTTGAATTTTTATGCGGGGTCAAAACAAAAGATATTCTCGATTATGATCTCGATCATCACGAACTTTTCAATAAAGGTTTGGAAAAAGGAAACTTGTTTTGGTTTTCCTTATTCCGACAAGGGATCTTATTAAATTACATCATCAAAGATATTGAGACGTATGGCATTCTTCACGTGAGTGAAAAGGGAGAAGAATTTCTGAAAAAACCACATCCGGTGCAAATCAATATCAATCACGATTACAGTGATACCACAACTGTAATTGAAGATGATGGCGGACCATCCCAAGGCGCTGCACTCGATCAGAATCTCTTTAATATTCTGAAAGAAATCAGATTGGAAGTTGCGAAAAAGCATAAAGTAAAGCCGTGGGTTATCTTCTTTGATCCTTCCCTTGAAGAAATGGCGACGAGATTTCCGATCAATATTGATGATTTATGCAAAATTTCCGGAGTCAATCGAGGCAAAGCAGAACGATATGGACAAGCATTCATTGACTTTATCGGAAAATATGTCGAGGAAAATGAAATCGAAAGACCCGATGACTTTATTTTCAGACAGGTTGCAGATAAATCCAAAAATAAAGTTGACATCATCAAATTTATTGATAAGAAAATACCTTTGGAAGACATTGCACGAAATCTTCAAATGAACATGGAAGACCTGATGGATGAACTCAATATGATCGTTTCTTCAGGCACCAGGATTAACATTGATTATTATATCAATGAAAATGTCGATGAATATTCAAAGGATGATATTTATACCTATTTCAAAGATGCTGATTCTGACTCTCTCGAGGATGCTTACAAAGCATTGAAAGAAGATGATATCACCTTTGAAGAAATAAGACTCATTCGTTTAAAGTACATGTCCGAAATCGTAAATTGATGTGGACAATTCCAATCATTAATGGGCCCAATTTAAACCTGACAGGTATAAGGGAAATAGAGATCTACGGAAGTGAAAGCTTTGAGGAATATTTCTTATTATTAAAAAATGATCTGCCGAATGTAAAATTCAGTTACCACCAATCAAATCATGAAGGCGCCTTAGTAGATATTATTCAATCCTTCAGATTGACTGCAGATGCACTTATTATAAATCCGGGAGCTTACACCCATACTTCGGTTGCTTTGCGGGATGCGCTCTCTAGCGTGGACTTTCCCATAGCAGAAGTTCACATAAGTTCGGTAAGAAATCGGGAAACTTTTCGTCAAACATCAATGATTCAAGACGTATGTTATTTTCAATTGAGCGGATATGGATTGGAATCTTATCGTATGGCATGTCTTCGATTACTTGAATATTTAAATGCAACGGCATCATCGCCGGTCAGTTAATGAAAATGAAACCAGTCGTCATTTCTAGAATTTTTCAAGCCCGTGCATGGGAAAAATTGAATGAGTATCTTGAACATCAGGATTACAGTTCCATTTTTATTGTAGTTGATGAAAATACAAATAAATTATGTTTGCCTTTATTATTAAGTAACCTTTCTCTTTCGCCAAAAGGGATCACAGTAATTCCTGCAGGTGAATTGCATAAAGATATTGAAACTTGTATGCTAGTTTGGAACGATTGGTTAGGCATGGCAGTGGATCGAAAAAGCCTGATCATTACTCTTGGTGGTGGTGTTTTATGTGATCTCGTTGGATTTTGTGCAGCTACATTTAAGAGAGGCCTTGATTGTGTTTATATTCCAAGCACATTAATGGCAATGGCCGATGCCGCTTTTGGTGGAAAAACGGGAGTTAATTTACATATGACTAAAAACATAATTGGCTTGTTTCATTCGCCACAGGTCATAGTACTTGAGCCTCTTTTCCTGAACAGTCTGGACGAAAGACATATGCGCAATGGCTTTGTGGAGATTATTAAACATGCATTGATCCAGGACCCACCTTATTGGCAGGATATTGAAAATTTGGAATGGCCTTTATCAGAAGAAGACCTTCAAAATTTTATAAGAAAATCCATGCGGACGAAAATGGATATTGTAGAGCAAGATCCTAGCGAAATCCATATTCGGAAAGCATTGAATTTTGGACATACCATTGGGCATGCCATCGAAAAATCTACTTTAGATTCAGACCAAGCTATCCTGCATGGTGAAGCAGTAGCAATGGGCATGATTGCAGAGTCTATTATATCAGCGCGTAAGTTTAAATGGAAACCGGGATTTCTCGAAAGGATTACTTCTATGTTGATTCCTTTTGTAAAAAATATTTCCTGGGATGAAGAACGCATTGAAAGTATTTTAAAAAACATCCATTTTGATAAAAAAAATATTCAAAGTCAAGTCTTGTTTAGTTTGCTTGAACAACCTGGTAAACCAGCTTTAGATGTAAAACTGGATCTTGATGAAATTACCAGTTCATTGGAATATTTTCACAATAAATCCTATACTTTAATGCAATGATATGGAATGGGTTGAAAAATTAAAAAGCATTCTTCAGAAACTTCGTCATGAGTTTGTGTTTACAGATATTTTCTCTGGTAAATCCGCCACAGACAAACCTTGGTTTTCACGATTTGTACATATATGTTGGAAATTATTTTTTGGAGGACTTTTCCTATTTTACATATGCCTTATTCTGGTGTCATTTGATAATTTACCAACGTTTGAAGATCTTGAGAATCCCAATTATAATCAAGCTTCGATTATATATGCAAGTGATAAAAGTATTCTCGGAAAATTTTTTACAGAGAATAGAGAATTCCTACCCTATGATAGTATTAATAAGCAATTGGTGAATGCTTTACTGGCTACTGAAGATAACAGATATTATAATCATTCTGGAATAGATTTCCTGGCATTGGCTCGCGTTGCTGTCAGAACCATCATTTTGAATCAGCAAGAGGCTGGTGGAGGAAGTACGATCACACAACAATTGGCGAAATTACTTTTTGAACGGCCTTCCCTCGAAGGAAAAAATACTTTTGTCAGAAAATTTTTACTGATACGTACAAAATTTAAAGAATGGTTAGTTGCATTAAAACTGGAGCGTAGGTATACGAAGGAAGAAATTATTGCATTGTACCTTAATAAATTTGATTTTTTGTATGGAGCAAATGGTGTTCAGACGGCTTCTCAAACTTATTTTGGTAAAAACCAAAAACATCTGGAAACGGAAGAAGCGGCCATGTTGATTGGGATGTTAAAAAATCCTACGCGATATAATCCAAAAAGATTTCCTAAACTGGCTTTAGGCAGGAGAAATACTGTATTGGAATTGATGTATGAAGATGGGCATATCAATAAAGAAAGTTACAAGCAATTAATAGAAAAAACAATAGACATTACTTTGTTTAAACGAGATTCACATTTGGAGGGAGTAGCTTTATATTTTCGTGCAGAACTTGCTAAATGGTTAAAAACTTTATTTGAGGATGAAAGGTATCGCAAACCAGACGGTAGTCAGTACAATCCATTTCTGGATGGTTTAAAAATATATACGACAATAGACCCAGCATTTCAGGATGCTGCAGAAAAGGCTGCAAGAGATCACATGAAAAAAATCCAAAAGGCATATTTCAATGTATGGACCCAACAAGATCCATGGACTTATGATGCAGAAGATCCAATCCTGAAAATAAGAAAGGAGTCCCTCAATCAATCGATCCGAGAAACGGAAAGGTATCAAGCCATTTGGAATAAATACTATGCAAGCCTTGTTTCACAATTGGAATCTGAAATCGGTAGTATAGATATCAATGATAATACCATACAGCGGCTCTATAATGAAGACAAGAAAAAGGGTTTTCTAAAATCTGAATTGCAGAAAAAAGTGATCAATCAAACACAATATGATTACTCTTTGAGAATCAAAAAATCAGCTTTGTGGCCGGAATTCAGTAAACGCTGGGTAGCATTTGAAAAAGAAATAAAGACTTCCATCACCACACCGGTAAAAATGGTAGTTTATGATTACAATACAACAGGAGAAAAAGATACTGTTATGAGTCCCCTCGATTCTATAAAATACCATCGAAAACATTTGCAAATTGGATCTTTGGCAGTTGATCCGCACACCGGAGAAATTAAAGCCTGGATTGGCGGCACCCATTTCAAGTATTTTAAATACGATCACGTAAATTCCCGAAGGCAAATAGGATCCACCTTTAAACCTTTTGTGTATACCACGGCCATTGCTTTGCAAGGGATTTCTCCCTGCAATGAATTTCAGGATATTCAGTACACCATTCCGGCTAATGATCCAAATTTTGGTTTGCCTGAGCCCTGGTCACCTGGAAATGCTGGAGAAGATTTTAGTGGAGAAAGTATGAATTTATATAGAGCATTGGCGCTTTCAAAAAACTCGATTACAGTTAAACTGGTGATGTTACTGGGAAGTGTTGAACCCATAAGGGGTCTATTACATAATATGGGGATAGATTCCTCTTTGAAAAGAAAAGATGGTGGTTACCTGATTCCAAAATTCCCATCCATTGTTTTGGGATCTCCTGATTTATCGGTCATGGAAATGACAGGGGCTTATACCACATTTGCCAACGAAGGTGTATACACAAAACCGTTTTTCGTTTCGAGAATTGAAGATAAAAATGGTAAAATTATTTATAAAAATACTACGGTTCACAATGTTGCTATTCCTCCAAATTATAATTATATTATGTTGGATTTGTTGAGAAGATCCGGGGGGTCGTATAGTTTGAAAACGCCTAATGGGGGTAAGACGGGAACAACCAATGATTATGTTGATGGTTGGTATATGGGCGTTACACCTGATCTTGTGGTGGGTACATGGGTTGGTGGTGAAGATCCATGGATACGATTCTTAAGTTTAACTTTAGGGCAAGGATCTGTCATGGCAAAACCTTTTTTTGTAAATTTTATTTCAAGCCTGGAAGCCAATCCGGAATCAGGTTACAATCCCAATGTTCAGTTTAAACATCCAAAGGGAGATTTAGGCATTGAGTTGGACTGTGAAGCTTTTAAAAAATTCATGCAATCCCACCATGGCGGAGAATCTAATGTACCAGGCAGTAACCCTAGCCGCAAGGATGAAATTTATGAAGATGAGTAAATTGTTAAAAATAAATTTACAAGTTCTGTAATAAGAGTGTTGAGAATTAAAATGACTTTTGCTCCTTATGGATTTTAAACTAAGTTTGCAAATAAATGGGATTTGATTTTCTTAAATAATGTAGTATCATAAATGAACAGATTCAGGATAAAAGATCTTTTAATTTGGAATGGTATAACACTTGTTGGAATTGGATTGATCGGATTTATTGCCAATAATTTTGTGCTGCATACCGGATTGACTCCAATCATTTCAGGCATTTTATTTATCGTTTTAGCCGGTTTATGGAATCAACGGCGCGATCTCATTCAAAAAATCGGAATGACATTGGCTTTTATATTATCGATCGCTTTTATTTGGCCGTTTATGAGGAATTTAGAACAGATGGATTACTGGGGGATGTTGCGCAGTGGTATCGAAATATTTACTTGTTTAACCACCGGAATAGGGGTGTACAAAATTTCAAAAATGCATGAAACCAAGTAGCATTTTAATTGAGAAATTTTCTGGAACATTTAAAGCTTTGGCTTTTATTTTACTTCCTGCTTTGCTGGTTGTTTCCTGTTTTCCGCCCATTGAGGAAGATTTAACTCAAATAAAATATTCCCTCAAAGATCCGAATGTGCAAAATATTTTCGATGCACGGGATCACAGAAACAGTGATTCATTATTTCTCTTTCTCAATCACCCTAAAGCCTCTTATAGATATTTGGCGGCAATTTCATTTGCCTCCTATAAAGATAGTTCTGCCATTGAAAAATTGCAATCAGCATTAAAGGATCCCGTTGAGGAAGTAAGACAAGCTGTTGTTTTTTCATTGGGCCAAATCGGACATTCATCTGCTGAAGAATCTCTCATTCATGCATTTATCCCGGTTGATTCTTCGGGACCGTTTAATCTGACAAATGCAATGATTTTGGAAGCTCTGGGAAAATGTGGAACAGATTCTACCTTGAGGTTTATATGTGATATTTCGAGTTATGCTCCTGATGACACACTTCATGTATATGGACAAATGCTTGCTTTTTATAGATTTGGATTGCGCAATAAATTTTGTGACAAAGCTTTGGAGAAAATCATCAAAGTGGCCACAAATGATGGCTTTGACTCCAAATCCAGATTAATCGCATCACATTGTCTGCAACGTTTTCAGTTTTCGGAATTAAACAATCATTTGGAAACGATCAGAAGAGCGTGCAATGAAGAAAAAGACCCTGAAATAAGAATGTGTTTGGTAAGCGCGCTGACCAAAATTTCGGGCAACACTGCATTAAACTCCATTGAGGAATTGTATTCGAGAGGATTGGATATAAGGATTCAGGCCAATTTATTAAAAGGCTTGAGCAACCATTCAAGTCTTCAGGCTCAGTTTTTTGCATTAAAAGCCGTGCAAAATCCGTCTGTTGCAGTTGCATCCCTAGCCGCTGAATACCTGGTAGCAAAAGGCAGCTCTGAGATTTTTGAAGAACTTAAAAAAATAGCAGAGCAAAAAACATTGCCTTGGCAGGTAAGAGCTGTAATCTTTCAAGCAGCACTAAAACATATTCCCAATTTTATGGTGATCACGCGAAATGAACTTTTATACACCATAAAAACTAATATTTCACAGACCAAGAACCCATACGAAAAGGCTGCTTATGTTAAAGCTTTATCGCAAGTATCTAAAGA
The genomic region above belongs to Saprospiraceae bacterium and contains:
- a CDS encoding 3-dehydroquinate dehydratase, which gives rise to MWTIPIINGPNLNLTGIREIEIYGSESFEEYFLLLKNDLPNVKFSYHQSNHEGALVDIIQSFRLTADALIINPGAYTHTSVALRDALSSVDFPIAEVHISSVRNRETFRQTSMIQDVCYFQLSGYGLESYRMACLRLLEYLNATASSPVS
- a CDS encoding aminotransferase class V-fold PLP-dependent enzyme, with amino-acid sequence MISDTTKEDLLSKIAALEPISRVLEPEESQRNEWIHHISQNTNSFIDSLKEGKAFHMFQSMNGLLNINPDQNDGQALELILEELGRDMLNKGLNPASGGHLGYIPGGGIYAGVLGDYLAALYNQYAGIYYGGPGAVKIENELLRWLCRIIGFPNGSLGNLTSGGSMANLIAIVTARESRQIRPEEIPSLCIYLTEQVHHCVHKAIRISGLGFAHVRTIPVNHEFKMKTNDLRQQITSDQNKGLIPFMVVGTAGTTDTGAIDPLEELAEICEENKIWFHIDAAYGGFFILSKLKNPDGKALKSAFNGMERADSLAIDPHKGLFLSYGLGAVLIKDMTSLYKAHYYKAAYMQDTLTSQDELSPADLSPELTKHFRGLRLWLPLRLYGLNPFIACLDEKVLLCRYFYAEIAKLGFQTGPYPETSVCIYRFLPENEDANLYNQKILDYVVNDGRVFISSTTIQGVFWLRLAVLSFRTHLSTIEKCLEVLKLALISLK
- a CDS encoding transglycosylase domain-containing protein, with the translated sequence MEWVEKLKSILQKLRHEFVFTDIFSGKSATDKPWFSRFVHICWKLFFGGLFLFYICLILVSFDNLPTFEDLENPNYNQASIIYASDKSILGKFFTENREFLPYDSINKQLVNALLATEDNRYYNHSGIDFLALARVAVRTIILNQQEAGGGSTITQQLAKLLFERPSLEGKNTFVRKFLLIRTKFKEWLVALKLERRYTKEEIIALYLNKFDFLYGANGVQTASQTYFGKNQKHLETEEAAMLIGMLKNPTRYNPKRFPKLALGRRNTVLELMYEDGHINKESYKQLIEKTIDITLFKRDSHLEGVALYFRAELAKWLKTLFEDERYRKPDGSQYNPFLDGLKIYTTIDPAFQDAAEKAARDHMKKIQKAYFNVWTQQDPWTYDAEDPILKIRKESLNQSIRETERYQAIWNKYYASLVSQLESEIGSIDINDNTIQRLYNEDKKKGFLKSELQKKVINQTQYDYSLRIKKSALWPEFSKRWVAFEKEIKTSITTPVKMVVYDYNTTGEKDTVMSPLDSIKYHRKHLQIGSLAVDPHTGEIKAWIGGTHFKYFKYDHVNSRRQIGSTFKPFVYTTAIALQGISPCNEFQDIQYTIPANDPNFGLPEPWSPGNAGEDFSGESMNLYRALALSKNSITVKLVMLLGSVEPIRGLLHNMGIDSSLKRKDGGYLIPKFPSIVLGSPDLSVMEMTGAYTTFANEGVYTKPFFVSRIEDKNGKIIYKNTTVHNVAIPPNYNYIMLDLLRRSGGSYSLKTPNGGKTGTTNDYVDGWYMGVTPDLVVGTWVGGEDPWIRFLSLTLGQGSVMAKPFFVNFISSLEANPESGYNPNVQFKHPKGDLGIELDCEAFKKFMQSHHGGESNVPGSNPSRKDEIYEDE
- a CDS encoding ATP-dependent DNA helicase RecQ gives rise to the protein MLTKDSVFDALKYHFGFEAFKDNQEHIIKSLLGGKDTFVIMPTGGGKSLCYQLPALMLPGTAIIISPLIALMKNQVDSIRGYGQTDEIAHFLNSSLNRSEIKQVKDDISAGKTKLLYVAPETLQKDETIEFLNSVDLSFIAVDEAHCISEWGHDFRPDYRRIRDMINSLNKHIPIIALTATATPKVQIDIVKSLEMVEPHIYVSSFNRPNLYYEVRPKISKDQAIRQIVQIIKTHPGESAIIYVQARKTTEDLAQILQINGIKASPYHAGMDAKARTQVQDDFLMEQIDVICATIAFGMGIDKPDVRCVIHFDIPKSLENYYQETGRAGRDGMVGDCYAFFSNADLLRLEKFLRDKPASERDMGAQLLDEMEAYVESAVCRRKFVLHYFGEEFASEKCKSMCDNCRNPKPLIEAQAEMILALSAIKALNQNFGIKTLVEFLCGVKTKDILDYDLDHHELFNKGLEKGNLFWFSLFRQGILLNYIIKDIETYGILHVSEKGEEFLKKPHPVQININHDYSDTTTVIEDDGGPSQGAALDQNLFNILKEIRLEVAKKHKVKPWVIFFDPSLEEMATRFPINIDDLCKISGVNRGKAERYGQAFIDFIGKYVEENEIERPDDFIFRQVADKSKNKVDIIKFIDKKIPLEDIARNLQMNMEDLMDELNMIVSSGTRINIDYYINENVDEYSKDDIYTYFKDADSDSLEDAYKALKEDDITFEEIRLIRLKYMSEIVN
- a CDS encoding 3-dehydroquinate synthase; translated protein: MKMKPVVISRIFQARAWEKLNEYLEHQDYSSIFIVVDENTNKLCLPLLLSNLSLSPKGITVIPAGELHKDIETCMLVWNDWLGMAVDRKSLIITLGGGVLCDLVGFCAATFKRGLDCVYIPSTLMAMADAAFGGKTGVNLHMTKNIIGLFHSPQVIVLEPLFLNSLDERHMRNGFVEIIKHALIQDPPYWQDIENLEWPLSEEDLQNFIRKSMRTKMDIVEQDPSEIHIRKALNFGHTIGHAIEKSTLDSDQAILHGEAVAMGMIAESIISARKFKWKPGFLERITSMLIPFVKNISWDEERIESILKNIHFDKKNIQSQVLFSLLEQPGKPALDVKLDLDEITSSLEYFHNKSYTLMQ
- a CDS encoding peptidylprolyl isomerase; this translates as MKPSSILIEKFSGTFKALAFILLPALLVVSCFPPIEEDLTQIKYSLKDPNVQNIFDARDHRNSDSLFLFLNHPKASYRYLAAISFASYKDSSAIEKLQSALKDPVEEVRQAVVFSLGQIGHSSAEESLIHAFIPVDSSGPFNLTNAMILEALGKCGTDSTLRFICDISSYAPDDTLHVYGQMLAFYRFGLRNKFCDKALEKIIKVATNDGFDSKSRLIASHCLQRFQFSELNNHLETIRRACNEEKDPEIRMCLVSALTKISGNTALNSIEELYSRGLDIRIQANLLKGLSNHSSLQAQFFALKAVQNPSVAVASLAAEYLVAKGSSEIFEELKKIAEQKTLPWQVRAVIFQAALKHIPNFMVITRNELLYTIKTNISQTKNPYEKAAYVKALSQVSKELPNILSYSHAKQHPFVEVTIAQAIENILNKPDFYFIFKGSSNPIYRLLGDYFNKQCDKADPGTLAIVASIFKKQSIFPKKYFNADSMLVLARQKLKLPRDMETYNELSETIAKWSQTNFHPLTPAFNQPIDWNVLTAYKDTIEVKMITNKGDLHLEIYPSLAPGSVLNFIKLVNDGFYKDKSFHRVVPNFVIQSGCPRGDGYGSLDYSIRSEISFMNYQQSGMIGMASAGPDTEGTQFFITHSPAPHLDGRYSIMGKLKSGHDILWSIYQGDVIQNVEIK